A segment of the Chlamydiales bacterium genome:
ACTTTTCTATCTCGCGCTTCCAGTTGAAGAGAAGAGATGTCGGCACCACGATGAGCACACGAAAAGGGGCGGCGAGCGTGGAGAGAAGCGCAATCACCTGAACCGTCTTGCCAAGTCCCATCTCATCCGCTAAGAGCCCAGAAAAACCCTGTGTAAAGAGAGATGAGAGCCACTTGAGCCCCTCCTGCTGGTAGGGATAGAGAATTCCAATGAAGCCGCTGCCAGGAGCTGAAACGCCCTCACTTCTCGCAATTAGAAAATCAGCACTTTTTTCTACTGAAGGGTGATCTAGGAGTGGCTCGAGAAGGCCTACGCGGCTTTTTTTAATGTGAATGCCCTCGGAGGTGATCTCCTCTGTTAAAAGATCGCCACAGAGAGTTTCGATGGGAGCGCGATCGATGAGCCCTACTGTCTGCTCTGAGAGCGCGAGAAAGGAGTCTCTCCGCAAGAGAGGCTTTAACGCCTCTTCCAAATTTATCTTCTCCTCTCCGAAAGAGAGGCGCCCACGGACTACCACCTCTTCGCGTCTCTCTTCGAGAAAAAGCGAAAGATCGGTCTGCTTCACAAGTCTGCGCCCTTGAACATCCAGAACCTTCCAGCCGAGATCGAGAAGAAACGACAAGCTCTCGCTCATCTTATCTAGCGGGCAGTAGTAGTGGGAGTTTGCCATCAGCTTCTGCTTAAAGCCCGTTTCAAGCAGATCCTTTTCCCAGCTCTGTTCAAGAGACCTCTTTCTCCAGGCTTTGGCAGGCTCATGCGCTGCTACCTTCCCTTGAGCTGGATAGTCGAACCAGAGATCGGCAAAGCCTCCGCTTCTATCTTTTAAAACCAGAAATGGAAGCGCTTCAAAAGAGTAGTCAACTGGGGGCTCATTCTTCCAGATCAGCTCGATCTCCTCCCCTTCGACCTCTTCTATGAATTTCTCCTTCTCTTCTCCTCTGAGCAGAGAGGGCTCTGGATAGATGAGTTTTAGCCAGCGGCTCTCAATCTTCTGCTGAAAAAATTGCAGAACACCATCGGATATAAACCAGTCTGAAAAGAGGAGCTCGCATGCCGAAGCCAGCTTCTCCTTTCCTGCCACCAGAACGACCCCCTCAACTTTTAACGCTCCATCTCCTTCAAAAGAGAGAGAGAGGCGCAGGCGCGCTGGCGAGAAGGGATCGACGAAGAGCCTCTTCCCCTTCCAGATAAGCGCCCCTGCGGACGCGAGAAGTTTGAGTGCAGAGCTTATCTGATCTCGAGGAAGTAGAATCTCATTTAATCCCGTTGTAGAGGCTTGTGAACTTGAAGAGAGAATTCCTACGCTCTTGAACTTTGCCGCAGCAAGAAAGAGGATCGCTTCGCGCCCGCGCTCCTTTGCAAGAGCAAGCAGCGTGTCGCGGTAGAGAATCCGTTTAGGCCCGCCATCGCTGATCTTTATCAGGAGAGAATCCGGCTTTGCTTTAAGCTCCAGCGTAAAAGTGAGAGCCGACATCAGAGCCTACTCTTTTGAATTGGAAGTCGCGTAGTGGTGTGCTCTGCGGAATGGCTTCGGATGATCTCCCTTCTCGAAAGGACGAAGGCGCGGAGACTCTGAACACTCCTGAGAGCAGCACCCCTTTAACTTCTCTGAACACTCTGGACAGGAGATGAAGAGCTCGTTGCAATCCATGTTTGCGCAGTTGTAGTAGACATCTGTAAGAGCGTCGCACTTGTGGCAGTGGCTAATCACCTCGGCCTTCTCATTCTCGTTTAAAGGAACTGCTAGGCGATCGTCGAAGACAAAGAGCTTTCCTTTCCAGTGCTTCTGACCCTCTTGCAACCCGTACTTGATGACTCCTCCATCGAGCTGATAGACCTTGGAGAAGCCCTCCTCCTTGAGTAGTGCAGAGTAGAGTTCGCAGCGTATTCCCCCCGTGCAGTACATCATCACCTTCGTCTCTTCGGTAGAGTGGGTCTCTTTTAGCCTTTTTGCGAATTCCGGAAATTGTCTGAAGGTCTCCAGCTTTGGAAGCTCAGCTCCTTCAAAATGCCCCACCTTCCACTCGTAGTCGTTGCGCACATCCAGGATGAGCGTCTTCTCGTCTCGCTCTTCTAACATCTTCTTCCACCTTTCAGCAGAGATGTGCTCTCCCCCATCTTCCGGACGCACATGCTTATCCATTGCGACAAGCTGCTGGCGCACCTTCACCGTCATTCTGGGAAAGGCGTGCTCGTGGTAGTGGTGAATTTTAAATTCAATCCCTGCAAAACGCGGATCCGCTCGCATCCACTGCATGTAGGCCTCCGCAGCTTCAATGGAGGCGCTCATCTGGCCGTTGATCCCCTCTTTGGAGATGTAGATGCGGCCCCTTGCATCATACTCATTTCGAGGAGCTCCCTCCCCTTCTCCACGGAAAAAGGCGTGGTGGCGGAGAACTTCTGCTGCAGGGTCTTCAATAGGTGTAAATTTGTAGTAGGCGAGGACAAAGTAGTTCATGGGTCACCTCATTTTAGAAAGAGAGAGTATCTTAAAGAGAAGAAAAATTAAAACAAATATACCGCATAGATTCCATTTTAAAATCGCTAATATCATTATAAAATCAATTACAATTTAATAATTAAACAATAAAAAATGAGAATAAAAATTAAAAATATGTTTTCTTAAATGCTCAATATAGGATAAACTCTTCAGAGTTTTGTAACAAAAAACGGAGATTATTATGTCAGGGATTAGCCGAGAATTTAGATCTGTGGGTTCGTGCCTCACTTCAGCAAGCACCTACTTGGGCGTATACATCACAAGTGAGCGCAATAAGAGACCAGCTCCTACAGAGCAGCCTCGCCAAAGACCAGCATTAAGAGAACAACAAAGTCAGCAGCAGCAACCAAGACCTTTTAGCCGCGAGAGATTAAATCTTGAAGACCAATCCAGAGCTGCTGGAAGCAGCCACTCCAGATCTTCTTCTGCCTCCGGCTCAGCCGCAGCAGCAGCCGCTGGTTCCTCTTCTAGCATGTACACATCTACTGGTCAAAGACTCTCATCATCTGCAGCATCCTTACCATCCTTTCCTAGAGCAAGCGGAAGTGGTGCAGGCGCTGGAGCTGCAGCTTCTTCGATGATATCACCCGATATGTATGCACAGAGCGACCGTCCATCATATGATGAAGATGGTGACGGTCCATTAATGGAAAGTGGAGAATATTCACCACCTCTACGAGCTCGTGCTCGTGAAGAAGTGCCTGTGGCAATGCGAGTAGATGATAGCGTGGGCTGGGATCGCCGCGTGATCGGCTCTCTCAGCTACGCAGCTGTTGCCATTCTCTCTGTTATTGAGACACTCTTCCGCACGTTCATCACAATGATCCTGTTCGTGCCGGCTGCACTTGCAAGCTTCGAGCGAGGCACTAACCCTACAGCGCTCTACCAAGCGTCGGTTAGAGGAACTTTTCTCACAGCTGAAAACTGCATTACTTGCCTCGTAGGTACAGTGGTGAGCTTCTCCTCTGAGAGATTTCAGTACGACAACATTATTCCTTCTTTTGATGACCGCATGCCTATCTGGGAAGTCGTGCACATGCTAGTACTCGGAAGGGGGCATGGTGGTATGGATGAGCCAGCTTACGGAGTGTCAGATTACCGCCCCGGGCAGTACGAATAAGCTGAAGTAGTTTTTTATAAACCTATCCAGATTCTTTCTGGATAGGTTTTTGTAATTTTAAGAGGATTTAATGGTATCTAAAATCGATCCACCCGATTCTTTTGTCCAGGCATTTAACGACTTCTACACTGCGGAAGTCTCTCTTTCGGCTTTTCTAACGGTGTGCGTAATCGACTATCGAGCGGATTCAGACAATCTAAGTCATAAAGTAGTTGCAGGCTTCTCTTTTCCAATACTTGCCCTCCTCGCACTCATTGAAGGTGTTGTCAGGGCGGTTTTTGCACTCATGCTCTCTCCACTCTCCTGTTGTGATATGGCTCCTGATTTTAGAGAGGACATGGAAATTGGCTCTCTCGTCTCGTTAAAAACTTCTTTTAACTGCATTCTCGCCTCGATCCTCAACATCTGGGTGGAAACCATCGAGGATGACGATCTCTGTCCTTGCGAATTCACCGATTCAGGATTTACCGTCTAAGCGACCGTTAACGTAACAGCCTCTAATTTTTTCTTTCATCCAAGCTGAGCGGTATTTCTCTTGTGTAAAAAATATCGGCTATCTTAGCATGGACGCCACTCTTAGACCTATCTAGCATATTAGGAGAAACAATGGCTCGATATACAGGTCCTCGCAATCGTATTGCAAGGCGTTTTGGCGTAAACATCTTTGGACGTGCGCGCAACCCTCTTCTTCACAAAGCAAGCCCTCCAGGAATGCATGGCGCAAAGCGAAAGAAGAAGTCTGACTTTGGCGTTCAGCTCGACGAGCAGCAGAAGCTCAGAGCAGCCTATGGCCTTCTAAGCCGTAAGCAGCTCCTCCGCTACTACCAAGAGGCTCTCCGCTCACCGATCAACACGACTGAGCTGTTCCTACAGAGCTTGGAGTGCCGCCTAGACACGATCGTCTACCGCTTAAAGCTCGCTCCTACTATTTTCGCTGCTCAGCAGCTCGTCTCTCACGGACACATCCTTGTAAACGGCAAGAAGGTCGACCGCAGAGCATTCAACGTACGCCCTGGCATGGTGATCTC
Coding sequences within it:
- a CDS encoding DEAD/DEAH box helicase, which gives rise to MSALTFTLELKAKPDSLLIKISDGGPKRILYRDTLLALAKERGREAILFLAAAKFKSVGILSSSSQASTTGLNEILLPRDQISSALKLLASAGALIWKGKRLFVDPFSPARLRLSLSFEGDGALKVEGVVLVAGKEKLASACELLFSDWFISDGVLQFFQQKIESRWLKLIYPEPSLLRGEEKEKFIEEVEGEEIELIWKNEPPVDYSFEALPFLVLKDRSGGFADLWFDYPAQGKVAAHEPAKAWRKRSLEQSWEKDLLETGFKQKLMANSHYYCPLDKMSESLSFLLDLGWKVLDVQGRRLVKQTDLSLFLEERREEVVVRGRLSFGEEKINLEEALKPLLRRDSFLALSEQTVGLIDRAPIETLCGDLLTEEITSEGIHIKKSRVGLLEPLLDHPSVEKSADFLIARSEGVSAPGSGFIGILYPYQQEGLKWLSSLFTQGFSGLLADEMGLGKTVQVIALLSTLAAPFRVLIVVPTSLLFNWKREIEKFLPETTVYVHSGGERAKDLEKLESYSVILTSYAILRLDGELLQRLSCTCIVLDEAQQIKNPDSQTARQAFQLKAPFRLAITGTPIENRWEELWSLFYFLMPELLGTRQIFTESLTRVPAKVKRSLKPYILRRRKEEVAKDLPPKIYQQVWIDMPAEQKALYNGWAAKQRLGLLQKIAVDGSKAHRMEILEAILRLRQIAAHPLLVDPEYQGECGKFEQLMADLEEAVQEKRKVLIYSQFTQMLQLMESRVRERGWAYLHLDGSTSDRETPVRRFQEDPEQLLFFISLKAGGVGLNLTAADTVILYDPWWNDAQEEQAIDRAHRLGRKSQVVAKRYVTVETIEEKMVALKKQKSALAASLLESESEVETAQLELDELYAMLSPSS
- a CDS encoding rhodanese-related sulfurtransferase; this encodes MNYFVLAYYKFTPIEDPAAEVLRHHAFFRGEGEGAPRNEYDARGRIYISKEGINGQMSASIEAAEAYMQWMRADPRFAGIEFKIHHYHEHAFPRMTVKVRQQLVAMDKHVRPEDGGEHISAERWKKMLEERDEKTLILDVRNDYEWKVGHFEGAELPKLETFRQFPEFAKRLKETHSTEETKVMMYCTGGIRCELYSALLKEEGFSKVYQLDGGVIKYGLQEGQKHWKGKLFVFDDRLAVPLNENEKAEVISHCHKCDALTDVYYNCANMDCNELFISCPECSEKLKGCCSQECSESPRLRPFEKGDHPKPFRRAHHYATSNSKE
- the rpsD gene encoding 30S ribosomal protein S4, producing the protein MARYTGPRNRIARRFGVNIFGRARNPLLHKASPPGMHGAKRKKKSDFGVQLDEQQKLRAAYGLLSRKQLLRYYQEALRSPINTTELFLQSLECRLDTIVYRLKLAPTIFAAQQLVSHGHILVNGKKVDRRAFNVRPGMVISVKPKSQQLALVKQAMESGANSVPEYLSVDPTKFSGELLVVPGSDQVPLPLPINIPMVCEFLAYTG